A single genomic interval of Mauremys reevesii isolate NIE-2019 linkage group 24, ASM1616193v1, whole genome shotgun sequence harbors:
- the USF2 gene encoding upstream stimulatory factor 2 isoform X3 — translation MPRRQKWGACSHEKGQEVEEGVELQEGDVTNADEQTAVAIASVQQAAFTDHNIQYQFRTENNGGQVTYRVVQVTDSQLDGQTDATGAVSVVSTAAFAGGQQAVAQAVIQNPFSNGGSPAADAVSGEARFAYFPASTVGDATAVSVQTTDQSLAQAGGQFYVMMTPQDVLQTGTQRTIAPRTHPYSPKMDGTRTPRDERRRAQHNEVERRRRDKINNWIVQLSKIIPDCNTDNSKTGASKGGILSKACDYIRELRQTNQRMQETFKEAERLQMDNELLRQQIEELKNENALLRAQLQQHGIETVGDTPGQ, via the exons ATGCCCAGGAGGCAGAAGTGGGGTGCGTGCAG CCACGAGAAAGGACAAGAAGTTGAAGAAGGAGTCGAGCTGCAGGAAG gggacGTCACGAACGCGGATGAGCAGACGGCAGTGGCTATTGCTAGTGTCCAGCAAGCAGCCTTCACAGACCACAATATCCAGTACCAGTTCCGCACAGAGAACAATGGAGGACAG GTGACATACAGAGTGGTCCAGGTGACGGACAGTCAGCTGGATGGACAGACGGACGCGACGGGAGCTGTCAGCGTGGTCTCGACAGCAGCCTTCGCCGGGGGCCAGCAGGCTGTCGCTCAG GCTGTGATCCAGAACCCGTTCAGCAATGGCGGGAGCCCGGCCGCAGACGCAGTCAGCGGGGAGGCCCGGTTCGCGTATTTCCCCGCCTCCACGGTGGGGGATGCCACGGCCGTGTCAGTTCAGACCACGGATCAGTCGCTGGCACAGGCTGGAG gccagttCTACGTGATGATGACGCCCCAAGACGTGTTGCAGACGGGGACGCAACGCACCATCGCTCCCCGCACCCACCCGTACTCCCC GAAGATGGATGGGACGCGGACGCCCCGCGATGAGAGGCGGCGAGCCCAGCACAACGAAG TGGAGAGGAGGAGGCGGGACAAAATTAACAACTGGATTGTCCAGCTATCAAAAATCATTCCAGACTGCAACACTGACAACAGCAAGACAGGCGCg AGCAAAGGGGGCATCCTGTCGAAGGCCTGCGACTACATCCGGGAGCTGCGCCAGACCAACCAGCGCATGCAGGAGACCTTCAAGGAGGCCGAGCGGCTGCAGATGGACAACGAGCTGCTACGGCAACAG ATTGAGGAGCTGAAGAACGAAAACGCCCTCCTccgagcacagctgcagcagcacggcATCGAAACCGTGGGCGACACCCCGGGGCAGTAA
- the USF2 gene encoding upstream stimulatory factor 2 isoform X4, translated as MQLLLGHEKGQEVEEGVELQEGDVTNADEQTAVAIASVQQAAFTDHNIQYQFRTENNGGQVTYRVVQVTDSQLDGQTDATGAVSVVSTAAFAGGQQAVAQAVIQNPFSNGGSPAADAVSGEARFAYFPASTVGDATAVSVQTTDQSLAQAGGQFYVMMTPQDVLQTGTQRTIAPRTHPYSPKMDGTRTPRDERRRAQHNEVERRRRDKINNWIVQLSKIIPDCNTDNSKTGASKGGILSKACDYIRELRQTNQRMQETFKEAERLQMDNELLRQQIEELKNENALLRAQLQQHGIETVGDTPGQ; from the exons atgcagctgcttctggg CCACGAGAAAGGACAAGAAGTTGAAGAAGGAGTCGAGCTGCAGGAAG gggacGTCACGAACGCGGATGAGCAGACGGCAGTGGCTATTGCTAGTGTCCAGCAAGCAGCCTTCACAGACCACAATATCCAGTACCAGTTCCGCACAGAGAACAATGGAGGACAG GTGACATACAGAGTGGTCCAGGTGACGGACAGTCAGCTGGATGGACAGACGGACGCGACGGGAGCTGTCAGCGTGGTCTCGACAGCAGCCTTCGCCGGGGGCCAGCAGGCTGTCGCTCAG GCTGTGATCCAGAACCCGTTCAGCAATGGCGGGAGCCCGGCCGCAGACGCAGTCAGCGGGGAGGCCCGGTTCGCGTATTTCCCCGCCTCCACGGTGGGGGATGCCACGGCCGTGTCAGTTCAGACCACGGATCAGTCGCTGGCACAGGCTGGAG gccagttCTACGTGATGATGACGCCCCAAGACGTGTTGCAGACGGGGACGCAACGCACCATCGCTCCCCGCACCCACCCGTACTCCCC GAAGATGGATGGGACGCGGACGCCCCGCGATGAGAGGCGGCGAGCCCAGCACAACGAAG TGGAGAGGAGGAGGCGGGACAAAATTAACAACTGGATTGTCCAGCTATCAAAAATCATTCCAGACTGCAACACTGACAACAGCAAGACAGGCGCg AGCAAAGGGGGCATCCTGTCGAAGGCCTGCGACTACATCCGGGAGCTGCGCCAGACCAACCAGCGCATGCAGGAGACCTTCAAGGAGGCCGAGCGGCTGCAGATGGACAACGAGCTGCTACGGCAACAG ATTGAGGAGCTGAAGAACGAAAACGCCCTCCTccgagcacagctgcagcagcacggcATCGAAACCGTGGGCGACACCCCGGGGCAGTAA
- the USF2 gene encoding upstream stimulatory factor 2 isoform X1 translates to MDMLDPGLDTATASAAPSHEKGQEVEEGVELQEGDVTNADEQTAVAIASVQQAAFTDHNIQYQFRTENNGGQVTYRVVQVTDSQLDGQTDATGAVSVVSTAAFAGGQQAVAQAVIQNPFSNGGSPAADAVSGEARFAYFPASTVGDATAVSVQTTDQSLAQAGGQFYVMMTPQDVLQTGTQRTIAPRTHPYSPKMDGTRTPRDERRRAQHNEVERRRRDKINNWIVQLSKIIPDCNTDNSKTGASKGGILSKACDYIRELRQTNQRMQETFKEAERLQMDNELLRQQIEELKNENALLRAQLQQHGIETVGDTPGQ, encoded by the exons atggaCATGCTGGATCCCGGCCTGGACACAGCCACCGCCTCCGCTGCTCCCAG CCACGAGAAAGGACAAGAAGTTGAAGAAGGAGTCGAGCTGCAGGAAG gggacGTCACGAACGCGGATGAGCAGACGGCAGTGGCTATTGCTAGTGTCCAGCAAGCAGCCTTCACAGACCACAATATCCAGTACCAGTTCCGCACAGAGAACAATGGAGGACAG GTGACATACAGAGTGGTCCAGGTGACGGACAGTCAGCTGGATGGACAGACGGACGCGACGGGAGCTGTCAGCGTGGTCTCGACAGCAGCCTTCGCCGGGGGCCAGCAGGCTGTCGCTCAG GCTGTGATCCAGAACCCGTTCAGCAATGGCGGGAGCCCGGCCGCAGACGCAGTCAGCGGGGAGGCCCGGTTCGCGTATTTCCCCGCCTCCACGGTGGGGGATGCCACGGCCGTGTCAGTTCAGACCACGGATCAGTCGCTGGCACAGGCTGGAG gccagttCTACGTGATGATGACGCCCCAAGACGTGTTGCAGACGGGGACGCAACGCACCATCGCTCCCCGCACCCACCCGTACTCCCC GAAGATGGATGGGACGCGGACGCCCCGCGATGAGAGGCGGCGAGCCCAGCACAACGAAG TGGAGAGGAGGAGGCGGGACAAAATTAACAACTGGATTGTCCAGCTATCAAAAATCATTCCAGACTGCAACACTGACAACAGCAAGACAGGCGCg AGCAAAGGGGGCATCCTGTCGAAGGCCTGCGACTACATCCGGGAGCTGCGCCAGACCAACCAGCGCATGCAGGAGACCTTCAAGGAGGCCGAGCGGCTGCAGATGGACAACGAGCTGCTACGGCAACAG ATTGAGGAGCTGAAGAACGAAAACGCCCTCCTccgagcacagctgcagcagcacggcATCGAAACCGTGGGCGACACCCCGGGGCAGTAA
- the USF2 gene encoding upstream stimulatory factor 2 isoform X2 — MPRRQKWGACRGDSHEKGQEVEEGVELQEGDVTNADEQTAVAIASVQQAAFTDHNIQYQFRTENNGGQVTYRVVQVTDSQLDGQTDATGAVSVVSTAAFAGGQQAVAQAVIQNPFSNGGSPAADAVSGEARFAYFPASTVGDATAVSVQTTDQSLAQAGGQFYVMMTPQDVLQTGTQRTIAPRTHPYSPKMDGTRTPRDERRRAQHNEVERRRRDKINNWIVQLSKIIPDCNTDNSKTGASKGGILSKACDYIRELRQTNQRMQETFKEAERLQMDNELLRQQIEELKNENALLRAQLQQHGIETVGDTPGQ, encoded by the exons ATGCCCAGGAGGCAGAAGTGGGGTGCGTGCAGGGGAGACag CCACGAGAAAGGACAAGAAGTTGAAGAAGGAGTCGAGCTGCAGGAAG gggacGTCACGAACGCGGATGAGCAGACGGCAGTGGCTATTGCTAGTGTCCAGCAAGCAGCCTTCACAGACCACAATATCCAGTACCAGTTCCGCACAGAGAACAATGGAGGACAG GTGACATACAGAGTGGTCCAGGTGACGGACAGTCAGCTGGATGGACAGACGGACGCGACGGGAGCTGTCAGCGTGGTCTCGACAGCAGCCTTCGCCGGGGGCCAGCAGGCTGTCGCTCAG GCTGTGATCCAGAACCCGTTCAGCAATGGCGGGAGCCCGGCCGCAGACGCAGTCAGCGGGGAGGCCCGGTTCGCGTATTTCCCCGCCTCCACGGTGGGGGATGCCACGGCCGTGTCAGTTCAGACCACGGATCAGTCGCTGGCACAGGCTGGAG gccagttCTACGTGATGATGACGCCCCAAGACGTGTTGCAGACGGGGACGCAACGCACCATCGCTCCCCGCACCCACCCGTACTCCCC GAAGATGGATGGGACGCGGACGCCCCGCGATGAGAGGCGGCGAGCCCAGCACAACGAAG TGGAGAGGAGGAGGCGGGACAAAATTAACAACTGGATTGTCCAGCTATCAAAAATCATTCCAGACTGCAACACTGACAACAGCAAGACAGGCGCg AGCAAAGGGGGCATCCTGTCGAAGGCCTGCGACTACATCCGGGAGCTGCGCCAGACCAACCAGCGCATGCAGGAGACCTTCAAGGAGGCCGAGCGGCTGCAGATGGACAACGAGCTGCTACGGCAACAG ATTGAGGAGCTGAAGAACGAAAACGCCCTCCTccgagcacagctgcagcagcacggcATCGAAACCGTGGGCGACACCCCGGGGCAGTAA